The proteins below come from a single Mesobacillus jeotgali genomic window:
- the mreD gene encoding rod shape-determining protein MreD translates to MIRFLLPALFAFLFILESLFVELLPAELFNSDRILVPHFLMAGILFLTAYLSPKHGILYGLIFGLLFDIVYTEIIGIYLFMFPFIAYLAANMMRILQTNILIVSILSLLGIALLEVGVYELMLLIKITDLDFSTYVKIRLVPTLILNLAFIILAAYPFKKQFENAADRLRND, encoded by the coding sequence TTGATCCGTTTCTTGCTCCCTGCTCTTTTCGCTTTTTTATTCATTCTGGAAAGTTTGTTTGTCGAACTGCTGCCTGCCGAGTTATTCAACAGTGACCGGATTCTTGTGCCGCATTTCCTCATGGCTGGGATTTTATTTTTGACGGCATACCTGAGCCCAAAACATGGAATCCTTTATGGGTTAATTTTTGGACTCCTTTTTGATATCGTCTACACGGAAATCATCGGGATCTACCTATTCATGTTCCCGTTCATTGCTTATTTGGCCGCAAACATGATGAGGATCCTGCAGACCAATATTTTAATTGTATCGATTCTATCCCTGCTTGGCATTGCGCTTCTGGAGGTAGGAGTTTACGAGTTGATGCTGCTGATAAAAATTACTGACCTGGACTTTTCGACCTATGTTAAAATAAGACTAGTCCCTACATTGATTCTGAATCTCGCTTTTATCATATTAGCGGCCTATCCATTTAAAAAACAGTTCGAGAATGCCGCAGACCGGTTAAGAAATGATTAG
- the mreC gene encoding rod shape-determining protein MreC, whose protein sequence is MPQFFFNKRLIMLLVSIIVLVALIGFSLREREELTWPEQFIKDSTSWVQSVVSRPANYIAGLIENLQDLQNTYQENKELKKRVDDMARLEAKVYSLEKENEELQEILDKKESLADYEPIQAVRIARSPERWNELIIINKGASNGIEKNMAVITSKGLIGKIKSTTPFSATVQLISSIDPTNRISAILQADKPLYGTIEGYDKKNELLLLKGLPYNAEIEKGQNVVTTGMGGIFPKDLPIGKVVKVVPDQFGLNQTAYIKPEANLYDLEHVMVVKKSMISVDIEESLEDSEGEEEGN, encoded by the coding sequence ATGCCACAGTTCTTTTTTAATAAACGCCTGATAATGCTGCTTGTGAGCATTATAGTCCTCGTGGCATTGATTGGATTTTCTTTAAGGGAAAGAGAAGAATTGACATGGCCCGAGCAGTTTATCAAAGACTCGACCAGCTGGGTGCAATCCGTTGTTTCCAGGCCGGCCAATTATATCGCTGGTTTAATTGAAAACCTTCAAGACTTGCAAAATACATATCAGGAAAACAAAGAGTTGAAGAAACGCGTTGATGATATGGCCCGCCTTGAAGCGAAAGTGTACTCCCTTGAAAAAGAAAACGAGGAGCTTCAGGAAATTTTAGATAAGAAAGAATCACTAGCAGACTATGAGCCAATCCAGGCTGTCAGGATTGCCAGAAGTCCTGAACGATGGAATGAACTGATCATCATCAATAAAGGCGCTTCCAACGGAATTGAAAAAAATATGGCCGTTATCACATCAAAAGGCTTAATTGGCAAAATCAAAAGCACAACACCATTTTCGGCAACCGTGCAGCTCATCAGCTCAATTGACCCGACCAACAGAATTTCTGCCATCTTGCAGGCTGATAAGCCCCTTTATGGCACGATCGAAGGATATGATAAGAAAAATGAGCTTCTTTTATTAAAAGGACTGCCATATAATGCGGAAATTGAAAAAGGGCAAAATGTCGTCACCACTGGTATGGGCGGCATCTTTCCGAAAGATCTTCCTATCGGCAAGGTTGTCAAAGTTGTCCCGGATCAATTTGGCTTGAACCAAACAGCATATATTAAGCCAGAAGCAAATCTCTATGACCTGGAACATGTCATGGTTGTAAAAAAATCAATGATATCAGTCGACATTGAAGAAAGCTTGGAAGATAGCGAAGGCGAGGAGGAAGGCAATTGA
- a CDS encoding rod shape-determining protein encodes MFGIGTRDLGIDLGTANTLVYVKGKGIVLREPSVVALQTDTKNIVAVGNDAKNMIGRTPGNVVALRPMKDGVIADYETTATMMKYYIKQATKNKGWFAGKPYVMICVPSGITAVEERAVIDATRQAGARDAFTIEEPFAAAIGANLPVWEPTGSMVVDIGGGTTEVAIISLGGIVTSQSVRIAGDEMDDAIINYIRKTYNLMIGERTAEAIKMEVGSAGDADGIENMEIRGRDLLTGLPKTIEITAEEIAKALRDTVYAIVDAVKLTLEKTPPELASDIMDRGIVLTGGGALLRNLDKVISEETKMPVLIAEDPLDCVAIGTGKALDHIDLFKTKAKESR; translated from the coding sequence ATGTTTGGGATTGGTACAAGAGACCTGGGAATCGACCTTGGTACTGCTAATACACTTGTTTATGTTAAAGGAAAAGGAATCGTTTTAAGAGAGCCATCGGTTGTGGCACTTCAGACGGACACAAAAAATATCGTCGCTGTTGGTAATGATGCAAAGAATATGATCGGACGTACGCCTGGAAATGTCGTCGCCTTAAGGCCGATGAAGGATGGCGTCATTGCTGATTACGAGACAACAGCGACAATGATGAAGTACTACATCAAACAGGCAACGAAGAATAAGGGCTGGTTCGCCGGCAAGCCGTATGTCATGATATGTGTTCCATCTGGCATAACAGCTGTTGAAGAACGAGCGGTTATTGACGCGACTCGCCAGGCTGGCGCCAGAGATGCTTTTACGATTGAGGAACCGTTTGCAGCAGCGATCGGAGCAAACCTTCCTGTATGGGAACCAACTGGAAGCATGGTCGTCGACATCGGCGGCGGTACGACAGAAGTTGCGATTATCTCTCTGGGAGGAATCGTGACATCTCAGTCTGTCCGTATTGCAGGTGATGAGATGGATGACGCTATCATCAATTATATCCGTAAAACTTACAACTTGATGATTGGTGAGAGAACAGCGGAAGCGATTAAAATGGAAGTCGGTTCAGCAGGAGATGCGGATGGCATTGAAAATATGGAAATCCGCGGCCGTGACTTGCTGACAGGTCTGCCGAAAACAATTGAAATCACGGCAGAAGAAATTGCCAAAGCATTGCGTGACACAGTATACGCCATTGTTGATGCTGTGAAGCTGACTCTGGAAAAAACACCGCCAGAACTTGCTTCTGATATCATGGACAGAGGAATTGTCCTTACAGGCGGAGGCGCTTTGCTCCGTAATTTGGACAAGGTCATCAGTGAAGAAACAAAGATGCCAGTCTTGATTGCCGAAGATCCGCTGGATTGTGTTGCAATCGGTACTGGGAAGGCATTGGACCATATCGATTTATTCAAGACTAAAGCAAAAGAATCAAGGTAA
- the radC gene encoding RadC family protein has translation MSTHSLMIRDYPQNERPRERFVQNGPQSLSNHELLALLLGTGSREESVLQLANRMLSQFEGLRLLKDATLEELTQIKGIGTAKAIHVLAAVEIGRRIANHTLDERYVIRSPEDGAKYLMNDMRFLTQEHFVCLYLNTKNQVIHKQTIFIGSLNASIVHPREVFKEAVRRSAASVICVHNHPSGDPTPSREDIEVTKRLAESGKIVGIELLDHLIIGENKYVSLKEKGYV, from the coding sequence TTGTCTACACATTCATTAATGATCAGAGATTATCCGCAAAATGAACGGCCGCGGGAGCGATTTGTCCAAAATGGCCCCCAGAGCCTTTCCAATCATGAATTGCTTGCCCTGCTGTTAGGTACAGGATCGCGGGAGGAATCAGTCCTTCAGCTTGCAAACAGAATGCTTTCCCAGTTCGAGGGCCTTCGGCTTCTTAAAGATGCAACACTGGAAGAGCTGACACAAATTAAAGGAATCGGGACTGCCAAAGCGATCCATGTCCTTGCGGCTGTCGAAATCGGCAGGCGCATCGCTAACCATACCCTTGATGAACGCTATGTGATTCGCTCACCGGAAGACGGTGCGAAATATTTAATGAACGATATGCGTTTTCTGACACAGGAGCATTTTGTCTGCCTGTACTTGAATACGAAAAATCAGGTGATCCATAAGCAGACGATCTTCATCGGCAGCCTTAACGCTTCGATTGTCCATCCGCGAGAGGTCTTCAAAGAAGCGGTCCGCAGATCGGCAGCATCCGTCATTTGCGTCCACAATCATCCCTCGGGTGATCCGACTCCGAGCAGGGAGGATATCGAAGTCACCAAGCGGCTTGCCGAGTCCGGAAAAATCGTCGGAATTGAATTGTTAGATCATTTGATCATTGGGGAAAATAAATATGTTAGTTTGAAGGAAAAAGGGTATGTATGA
- a CDS encoding Maf family protein, which produces MQRLILASSSPRRKELLENLRLNFEISSSDADESFSETLSPADVVMELASRKSGTVAKDYPGCFVIGSDTVVVHDGTILGKPESGQEALKMLKKLSGDTHSVYTGVSIISPEKETRFYEKTDVTFWELSDEEIDTYIKSGEPFDKAGGYGIQGFGSMLVKEISGDYYTVVGLPVSRVIRELRKIGYNLPY; this is translated from the coding sequence ATGCAACGCCTCATTTTAGCCTCTTCTTCTCCACGGCGAAAAGAACTTCTTGAAAACCTCCGCTTGAATTTTGAAATCTCGAGCAGTGATGCAGACGAAAGTTTCAGTGAGACACTCAGCCCTGCCGACGTAGTAATGGAGCTGGCTTCCAGAAAGTCGGGAACTGTGGCTAAGGATTATCCTGGTTGCTTCGTGATTGGCTCGGATACTGTCGTTGTTCATGATGGAACGATCCTTGGTAAGCCAGAAAGCGGACAAGAAGCCTTGAAGATGCTCAAAAAGCTGTCTGGGGACACCCATTCAGTCTACACAGGAGTATCAATAATCTCCCCTGAGAAGGAAACGCGTTTCTATGAAAAAACAGATGTGACGTTCTGGGAATTGTCAGATGAAGAAATCGACACCTATATAAAGAGCGGTGAACCATTCGATAAGGCGGGCGGCTATGGAATCCAGGGATTCGGCAGCATGCTTGTCAAAGAAATCAGTGGGGATTATTACACAGTTGTTGGACTGCCTGTATCCAGGGTGATCAGGGAGTTAAGAAAAATCGGGTACAACCTTCCTTATTAA